agctgagcgggatacagtcgagaagatcagagctggagtcagattttcgcaggaaaccaagttctggcagtctccgtaaaacggccataacttcctccaaagaactccgattcagacgaatcaggcggccacggaaagctctctcgaagacgaagaagtcgtatttctaggcgaaatacgatttgaggacgtttgaggcttcaaacgaaggcgtgaagttggctgacctgttcagcaacagattgacgaattcttaggaattcttcaggtattctctaactccaacgtgcagttgttaaattcataggagcatgttaggattaatcgttgtatgataaattaataatattccaagaaacgatcatcgggcaatcggagcattaattcagtttaatattccttcagcttggtgctagcatagttagcagtggctctcttgatggcaatACGAATGGGGCTTTGCACCATGTATCCCAAGCCTGCTTTGGGATTTTGGCTTGTGTTAGCAATTTTTCTCACATGAGACTTTGACGTGGAGCTTTCTTGGGGATTATATCCAGCATTCACAAGGAGTTTgtatgccttcggaccaaagtgtTTTGAGAGTTCTTTGTCTAAGAGATCTCCATGTTCTGTGGCGCCACtttgctttggtcggacaaaatctttgagtggCTGGGGAATGGGCTTTTTGgcatcaatcttagtcaaagGGATGGTGAAACCTTCCATCTCTGGGCGAGATTCTTTCTCTTGTCGGGATCCTGACTCCTCCTGTGGTACATCCCTTTCCACCATTGTTGCTTTAGTTCTTCCCAAATAGAATTGAGCATCGGCGAAATGTGACTCTGCTTCTGTGAAAGGTTTGtgatcaccaaccacttttcttacggtgccattttgatagtatttgaagcattggtgcaatgtagaaggaataacaccattttcatgaagCCATGGTCGACCCAGAAGCATGTTGTAGGATGTTCTTGCATCAATCACATGAAGCAACGTTGTGGACTCCATGTCCTGCATCTGCAATCGCAGCCTTATAGttccaagagctctttgcccttcatgGTTGAAACCTTGAATCATCAATCGACTGTTTGACAGCTCTTCTGCTTGGAttcccaattgcttcaaagtccttagtggcaaGATATTGACTGccgagcctccatcgatgagaattcgattgaccttctgctcctgtgtataacaactcacgaacaatggcctgttatgaggttcgaatccaagctgcaagtcttcattggagaatgtgattgccaatgcatCACTGTCTTCATCCATGTTGATctcaggttcttcatctacttgGTTGGATGTATCATACAGAGCTTCAATACCTTCTAtgatgtcattcaagtcggcGGAGACCATATTTACAGCAGCAAcgtcttcttcaagagatatCTTTCCTTCTCGAGCTAAACGCATGACCctgtctttgaagatgaagcaatcatgtatggggtgcccaaccagacgatggtatttgcagtaacttggatcgtctgtcctccctgcttcatttggtcgcttcatttctggtaactcgataagcttttctttgagcaggtcatcaaaaattcctgaaacatcagagtctaagaatggatattgtttttgttgcatttctttcaaggtagGTCTTCTTTGCCCCAAGTctcgggaagagttctgattgTCTTGTGAAGTGTTCTGGTTGCCTTCCTGACTAGCTTCTTTCTTTAGAAATTTCACAGAAGTTGCTTTTACTGCCATAGATTCCTTCTTTGGTGCTTTGTCATATGGTTTTCctcctttcttgaattctggcttgaatttgctagactcctggattggtggtccttcgatcccgcttgccatcatgctcaactccatatcatgagctctAGTGGCTAGTTCCTCGAATGTTCTTGGCTGGATTCCTCGCAGAATATATTGCAATCCCCAGTGCATTCCTTGGATACACATTTCGATAGCAGATGACTCAGACAACCGATCCTTACAATTGAGGCAAAGGTTTCTCCACCGGTTAATATAGTCAATAACTGGCTCTTCTTTAAATTGGCGCGAACTGGTGAGCTCAACCATGCTGACAATTCTTCTAGTACTGTAGAAACGGTTGAGGAATTCATATTCCAATTGCTCCCAACTGTCAATCGAGTTTGGCTCCAAGTCGGTGTACCAATCAAAGGCATTACCTTtcaatgagcgaacaaactgCTTAGCTAGGtgatctccataagtaccagcgttgttgcatgtttcaacgaagtgagccacatgttgtcttggatttcctttgccgtcaaattgttgaaattttggtggttgataaccaagaggcatcctcatgctgtcaattcgccgagtatatggcttggagtaagttaacgatgacttggagcttccaccggagttattcttcattgttgcttcgatgaactctttgagttggtcaatgGGAATGAGGCCACCAGATGAGAAGAGAGTGTCTTTTCCTGAAGGCCtttttccatcactctttgATTTGTCCTTGGAGGCTTCGTCATCGTTATTCTCTCCATTTTCTTCGCTTTCTTCGTCTTCCCTATCGTTGTTGGCGTGGCttgaatctcctttttctctcttttctcctttgagctttgcaatctgggcatcttgctcttggatgtgcttggttagagattcaaccatctttgtcaagttcaagagttgttcctccatggtggaagtgtttgtcatcatgacacttgcatggagttgataattttcagtggggaaTGTGAAGCTTCTCTCAGAGTTGTTATCTTCTTCATGGATAGATGGAAGATGGAAGATCGGCTTGGACACTCCTTGCATCGATTTCGATTTGCTTCGCGTGATCATACCCACGCTTGCCGAAGAAGCTTTGGATGAAGCTGGAGCAGCTGCATTTGATTGAGTAGACATCGTTCAAGAttttttggtgaagagtagagatgagaggtagagaggtcccaccgggcgtgccaaaatttgtaaacacaaattttgtatttcaatttgataaaatacaaaatgcgttacaaagataatttgatagatttgaagatagatttatgcgagttgcaatctctagttaatcctctgattcttctcttccatttgattcttgaacaaactcgaaggttcttgaaatacttgttttgatgacgccaatccaaaggacttaagtcatgattttggattgaacattgaacttgatttgatttgagaacattcttagaatttgtaagaatgccttgaagctttcgatcttggagatttgaagatcttggtcacttgaagatttgaaggtttgatcacttgaagatacttgaagaatacttgaagacttgatagaattcttgaagacacttgaagaatacttgaagctttgatagaattcttgaagacacttgaagaatacttgaagctTTGAATAGAATTCTTAGAGATGCTTGAAGCTCTTCAATTCTTGCAAGACTTCACTTGAtacttgatagaattctttgaactcctcaatcttcCACTTCAACTTGCGATACTAGAGAGGATTCTTtatgctcttcgatcttccactCCTTCAAGTCGtgataatgagcaccccaacacctctatttatagattttagagatgggcttcatgggctttatgagctttgggccttcatgcatgggccttagggccttaagtggccaataagcccattaattcattttattaaatattaatcatatatatctatttaattaggaataaaatcccatttaataaaatagaaaatataattgaatatttaattcatgaatttacacgtggcacgatttaattcgacgacaaatttaattgtctacacaCCCATTTTGTTATTGAATCTTTGCAGCAACCCATATACGACTCACGGTCCGCTGAGAAACAATAAATTTGACGATTGCTTCCTGAATCTTCTCACGCTTTGGCTCCCACCTTTGCTATCTTGAAAGAATTCCTTTCACTTGTTAAatcatttcacctcattttgttgtttttgaatgATTTTGGAGGTTGCCTCATTTTTGTAAAAGATATATGTAATGTGTCCAACTTTTATAGAGGGCTATGTacttgtatttttgaaattttaagagAGAAATTTGAATtctccaaaaaaaattgaatgaaatttgaattttgttcttCACAATTTTGGTAATTGGCGCTAGAAAAGGATGCCCCAAATCCTATTCCCACATTTTAATTTTGgttatatttaatttcaatcaaattttaaaaagttaGCCTACTTTTATTAAGGAATATTAGAATGCATTTACTTTTTCTAATAAAAAACTTAAACAGGTGGATCATCactgttatttttttaatttaactttTTCTAATACCTGTGCCGAAAGAAACTTGCCAAGATTACTGGGATGAAGGAAGTATCAAATAGATTTTGCgtaaaataatctaattaattaatatatttttatagcaaTTTTTAATATCTAGCGAATAGtataatttacataaataactttaaaattaaatatgtaatagATAATAGATAATAGATAATAGATAATCCATATTTTGTGTTCAAGacactttttatattagtaaTAGTACGTATAATTTGCCTCTCTTTAACTTAAGGGAGAAGTGAGCGGTGAAATTTGAACCCTAAATTAAATTTCGCTGTTTAAAAACAGGAGCTCGCATCGCTTGAATGTCTCCTTGGGGAGTGCCTTTTCTGTATATAGGCAAATTGGGACACAATTCTAAAAGATCAAATTCCATATTGGAAGTctttattacatatatataacaCTCCCGATACCAAAGACATAGGGTagtattttattcttaattcgGACACACCAGTACATgcatatgtatatttatatatatgttataaattGTTGATCCCTTGTATGAATCACTGCGTAGTCCTTAGAAGTGAATAAAAATATGTATCTAATTGAACCAACGAGGAAGAGGGACAGCGAAGAATTTCATGAATCCTTCATTACAATCCACGCCGTTGGCCTCTCCGCTTGCAAAATATTGAGGCCGCCACTGTGTTAGCACCCGCCGCTTCCACTCGGATTCGACAGAAGCTGAGCTCGGCTGCAATCGCACTGCACGTAGCTGTATAGATTTGGGAGCAAGTACACGCTGTGTGACTCGCTCCCGTTGCTCGTAGTCGTCGCCACATACTTGAACACTGATCATTAATGCCAACAATAGGGTTAACCCAGAAATATAATGTTAAAAGGGTGGTTAATTGTATTTTATGTCTCGAACTTTTAGCATTTTCTACAAAATGTTCCGATGTTAAAATGACGATGATTTCACGAATATATAAGATAGTGAggaacatatttttatttttcaaaccaAGAGACTACAAGAGACTATTGGCTCAGTTAATGATATACTAGTATGTATTAATGCTTTTATATACATGCAAGAATTCTTTTTTCTATATCAATGCATTCTTTTTACACAACACTAATACTTTTTTATATACATGCATAAATTCTTTTTTCTATATTAATGCATTTGGAAGAAAAGAATTTATGCatgtatataaaattaaagcATAATTAgtacatatatatagaaaaacGACTTTTACTTAACACGGAGGGAaatgatttttatatattataaccaAATACATTGTGTGTGTGTAGATGGATGGGATATGATGCAAACCTTCCTTATTCTATTAACTATAGGGGCCATTTAATTTGATGTGTTAATCTTGATAGATGGATAATCAGTATTAATTTGCATACAGAATAATGCCTCTTTatggtaattaattaatatttttcatgTATATATAACGCATCTtatgatatatataaaatagttTTATGTATTATACTCCCCCGTCtttctattttaatttggtaTGTCCCTGGCCAAAATATCttcctaatttatttttagaaattatTTAACTAATTGTTATCCTTAACAATTAATCTTcgctttttgtgggactcattctccttcattaaatacacaattaacttttattaaaactcatgtcaccCTCCTTCaaaaagatgtttgagggattgagggagtaatataattaaattagtaatcgTTAATCATACAAGGACCAATGGTGGTGTGTATTCAGTAGAATAAGATAGAGATTTTTATGTGAAGCACCGGTCGTCGCTTACCTAGAGTATCATTGATGTAGAAGGGACCGTGTTTGAGAGCCCAATCGGTGTAGTTGTAGCCGAAGCGCCACCCCGCAGAGCCTCCGACAACGACGGTGGCAGCTAAGCCACAACCAAACATGAATGAAGTTAGAAAGAGAACTGCAGCTAATGCAGAATTTGAGGCCATTTGCTCTTAGAATTAATTATGTATCAAATTTGTAGCTGAGATCTGTATAAAAGAATGAAATGGAAGTGGCTAACACAGGGTTTATATAGGCAATTTAAAACTGAACGAGTCCATTTGAAACATTTCGAGTAAGCAGAAATTCTATGGTATCACAACATGcgaagaaattaaaatattgttaTTAATGGCTTTTTTGAAGTCATGCTCGTCTTCCAGAATGATTTGATTTGTAGGTTTAATTTCTTGCTTGGAGAATATTTAAGGTTGTTTTGTATGGTAACAACGTGTTGCATTAGATTATGTAGTAGTGCTCCATCAAGAAAATTTATGATGATAATCTGTTGGTGGACTTGCAATAATGCTCCATAAGTATCATTAGGTGGTGCTTCAAGTCAGAAAAAAACAGCTGAAAATAGGGGGATATATAGTTCGTAGCACTTTGGTATACTGCGGTCTACCAATGGAAAATGGAGCACAAACAAAGGCAACAACCCGAAACAAGGAGAGTACGTACCGCGGCCCATCCAGTGGACGACGCATCAACGGCATGTTTGAAGACTACGAGCCGCAGCCGCAACTTGGGCTCACAAATATGGAGATCTTAACTTGGTTTTAACTTCTCACCTAGTTGTTTCCTTCTCACCTATATATTTCTTTCCAAACACATAATTAGGGTTCTTTaattcctaaatatatttttacatttttgaGCTTTTGGAGAAAATAATAAGATCAATGAATTCAAGTTAAATGCTTTCAGGAATAGGATTCTTTCTCATTACAtagtttttattgtttttaattatatttttctttgatgtTGGATTATTTGTTGTCATCAACATGTATGATTAATTTTCTATGACTCTAAAGTTAGAAATTATGTACTCCTTCCGACCACGAAACcttgtcacaattttttttatggtcAGTCCACGAAAAATTTGTTACTTTCATTtattatagggttaattgcatgaaaatacacgaactttagtcactttttcattctgcacaccgactttgaaatttacattttaaaccatgaactttgcattcgttccattttttccttaaaattcacCTCCGGCCATCGGAAATCTGAGGTGGCGCCTTTTGGCGCCACGCGTATGTGACACGTCATTAATGTGTGCTGACGtgtctttaatttaatactctctctctttcttttctctctctctctaatattcACCTCCGTCCCCGCGCTTCCCTCGTCCCACACAACtcgaggccgccgccgccactgcCGCCGCACGGACCGCCGCCGAGACCCGTCTCCACGTCGCCGTAGACGACGTCAAAGAAGCCCACAGAAGGACTCCAAACCCAAGCACCGACGCCAGCAGCAGCTTCGTTGTTCTGAAGATTTGTTTGCACGGAAGAAATCTGGTAGATTGTACTGAGGCTTACTGGATAGTTCTTGCTAGAGTCGATAGTTCTTGCATGAGTCGAAAGAAATCTGGTAGATTATGTAAGGCTGTGTAATTTCCCGTTGTAGATAGTTCTTGCTAGAGTCGATAGGGAAAGATATTGTACACTTGAAGAGACAATTTTTgtcattcttattttttggtTGATTATAAATGGTGTTCATATTGTTGTTACAGCGTGTGTTTTTACTCCCTTTTGATGGAATGAACTTTTTAATAATCTTTGTTGTGAAGTTGCTAAAATAATTAACTTTTTACCAGAGATGATATCTCTTAATCTATCAACTTTTTGTTTCTTCTGAAAGatatatggactagattaggatatatatatttgatatattctaataagctttaattaattagtaaatagtttgactattggattaattaattggagacaAAAGAAAAGCCCGGCCTGTTTAACCTAGGGTTTACAGGCATGTCTTATTCCTATAAGAAtaggaatatatttcttttgtctgTGAGAAAAACACACGTGAAAACACAAGGGAGAAAACACTTAGAGCACTATAGAATTcaaatcggagatttcctagctttcgaagattgaattgtgcatcgggaattgttcctgcatcgaatctgcaatatacgtggataccatagtagtggattcaactgCAGGAATTGCTAGGAGAATTGCTACAAGATTGTTTGctacacaacaagtaagttattctaactgttgttgtgtgtttgtaatctctatacatgaatcaattgtaaatctagatcctttccttgactgttatttccgctgcgtatcattagatgatgtcaaggatttccAACATCTTCATCAACTTTTCTCTTTTGTTAATGATCTTATCCATAGCCTGCAGTTGCTACCTTCTTGTACGGAGCTGCACACGGTGAGGGGAGGTCGCTCGACACAATCAGGAGGGAGCTCGGCTACTTCAAGCGGAATGCAGATGGAAATCAGTGGGTAGGCAGCCTCCAATCAGCAGCAGAGGCGGCGGGCTTCCATCCGTGCAGTCTATGGCTCTTGCTCACGGTAAAGGTATGATCGAGGTGGATTGCAACCTGTTGGATACGAGTAAAGCTGGTGGCGAGGATGTGCAGCGAGCAGTCGAGTGCCTTGCCCGGGAAGAAGGTATGGACGTCGGAGAGGGATACTATACCGATCTTTCTCAGAACCAAAAGAAGTTTATTTGCTTCTTTGACGTCGTCTATGGCGATGTGGAGGCGGGTCTCGGCGGCGGCCCGTGCGTCGGCAGTGGTGGCGGCGGCCTCGAGCTGCATGGGACGAGGGAAGCGCGGGGACGGAGGTGAAtattagaaagagagagagaaaagaaaaagagagagaagtagatagagagagagtattagAGAGAGAATTAAATTAAAGACACGTCAGCACACATTAatgaatcaattgtaaatctagatcctttccttgactgttatttccgctgcgtatcattagatgatgtcaaggatttccaacagtggtatcagagcccggggctcgatttataattgatattatgttctaattaattatgggttaattaatatttgatttttgaaatctGTTTTCGGAGAATTGAAATTTAGTTTGGAATTGAAATTTTGACGATCTGTTTCGAAATTTGGAATTGAATTATTGGGATTGATTAAATTTTATGTTGCTGGGCAACGTAAAAGATTAAAGACAGGGTTTTGAAATTTGATTTCAAATTACCAACTATGTGTTTTGAACTCAATTCGATCTATTGCCGGAAATCTTCATCCCCTGATGGACGGCGGCGAGATAGATGACATGCGTCCGTTTTCCTATCCAGACGAGACGGCGAAAGGTGGCTCGGGGCTTGCCGCTGTGCTGCGCCTGACCACCTGTCTCCGTCTGCGTCGGGTCGTGATCTTCGTCCGGCGCGATTTAGAACCGAAACGCCCGACAAGGAAGCTTCGCTCCGGCATGACTTGGTCACCGGAGCGGTGGCTGAAGGTCGATGGTGGAGATCTCGCACGGTGGAAGCCTCCCAAGCTTCGCCTTTGTATCTTCATCTCATCTGAAAACGCTCCACGGCTGGGAGTCTTGTACTCCGGGGAGCAGTTGATGAAGGAGATGACGATGGTGATGTTTGGCGGCTGCGTGACCGGCAGATGACAGTGGTAGGAGGCGGCGCGCGACCGGCGACGACGGCGCGCCTGTGCACGGCAGACAGAAGATCAGCGGTGGCTGCTGCTAAGGGTGAAGCCCTAGTGGGTAGTCGGGCCTTGGGCCAGACCCTCCCTGCAGACGGGCTGTTACCGTTGGGCTGCTGCTGTTATTAAGGCAGGCtgcggattttttttttttaattaaatgccCATTGTGGGGTGTAACTACTAAatacagtatatatatatattattaatttggaattaataatattaatcccaatttcagaattaagtttattaattagattaataaatcttgattactattattttagaaataataattatcattgtgtgtttatattaatttggaattaatataaattaattagattaatgattttatttagtattattattttgaaataataatattgaatgtatatttatattaatttggaattgatataaattgactaattcattaatttgatttataaatcatggattattattattttgaaataataatatttgatgagttttatattaattttgaattaatatatggaattattatttttgaataataatGTTGTATTAATTTGGATTAATACGAACTGATTAACCCATAATTTAATTAGAGAATAaaatttaattggattaatgaattttattcgtagagattctatgttgttttgtgataagcatgctatttgattttatgcttattatttaactatagtaGTTAGAGACCGCTTTTCTGCTTGGGTAGGCAGCGCCCACTATATGTAGTCCGCGTTACTATGTATGGGTAGGTGGCACCTAATATGTGTGGTCCGCATTTCGTAtgcctgggtaggcggcacccagtaattgtttttgctatttaatatttgatattaaatataagcaattagAATCACATACAAAATCTCCACtaaatataagtctttgtgtaagcacaaaacgcgtcgtccatcataattgtTTGAGCAACCCATCCTTTTCGACCAAGAGTATTTACACCCAAGTGTTTGCTCTAATCTACAAGGCCAAGGCTCATGCATAGGTTGGCAccgtgtgatggggttgacttGCTTGATCATTTGTGGCGTGAAACTCGACCAAAGTGATTAGAGGATGcagattaattggattaatcaaccaagagttgcaaaatggttgttgcaattggcttagaggcctactaagtaatattattgtagtcatcagcccaagcagaggctgcataatattgacttggatcttggaccactataatttatgtttaataaaTTCGTATTTTATGTTGGGGTCATAAAATATGCAAAAAATAGTGGGAGCTAATCAAAACAAAATGCCTTGtttgattagtaaaataaatgtgatcttattcgattcgattctttttactgctttcttttatctcTGTTTTATCTGCAACtgttttgttatgtttgttggaTACGGTAAATTGACTAGGTCAAACTTTCTGGATTGACCGCGCAAGTTGCGTTTGGTGCTAAGGCTAGATGGGATTGATTATGTCTTAGAGAAATCAATCCACATCATCTTAAATGTGACTttagaaactttcaaaatgtttgacATTGAAAGTTATAAGAAACATATGGATGATGTAACTTCTGCTAAATGTGTCATGTTTGTGTCAATGAGTTTAGAACTACATAAACAACATGATCACATGTTACGATTGAGATGTTGATACACCTGAAGAGTGTTAATGCTTTAAAAGTTAAGACCATAAAGTATAAGATACTCATGGATCTCTTCAGGATTAATCTACATGGAGTAGACAAGGTCTCTATGAATGTCTTGAAAAAGATTGAGTTAATTGAGAGGATGGCCACGATTGGAACGGGACTATTCGGTTTTTTTGTCTCAATCAACTTAATCTTGCAGTAATGATCTGTCTCATTTGTGAACTTCATAGTGAATTCAAAATGAACAATAGGATAGTGACACTGCCATGAGTTTCATGACATGTTAAGAACGATTTTGAATCGTCTTCCACTAAGGACAAATAAGTTCTTATGATGAATGCTTCTGCCAATTCTaacccaaaaagaaagaaaaggtaGAAGAATGATCAAAGAACTAAATTTTGCATCCTAAGGTGGAAACCAAAAGAAGCAGAAGTTACCCAAAGATGAAATACTTTTTGTCGAGAAAATGACACTGGAAGGGATACTGCTTGATGTTCAAAACATTGGATGTTTTGATAGCAGAATTTGGTATATTTTTCATTGAGGGGAACATGTAACAACTCATACTCCTGGGTATTAGATATGAGTTATAGTTCACACATTTGTTAAAATGTGTATTGTCTAACTAAAAACAAGAGAGTGAGACCAAAGAAATCTGACTTGTGCATTTGTTTTGAGCAATAGTTGCTGCTGAATGCATAAGGTCTTATGGATTTGATCTATCTTTGGGTTTGTGGACATGTTAGATTGTTATTTTGTTCTTGGAATTACGAGGAATATAATTTTCATTCTCGTGTTAGACATTGAagtttttctttccattttgcTTATAGAATTTATTCTACTTTGCTTAATGGAGATGAAAATATTTCACTTGAGAATACTTTTATATTTGCTCAATACGAACAAAATATCCTCAGTATGTAAAATAAACTATCACAAGCAATGCGAATAGTCCGACTTAACTTTGGCATATAGGCTTGGTCACTTAATGAGAAATGAATAACAAGATCgagaaagttagactatctCACACTTTTGACGTAAAGTCTTAAAGTGCTTGTGAAATCacatctcaaggttaaaatgaccAACGAGCCACTTTCTAGGAAAGGAATACAAGCTAAAGAAGTACTTGAGTTGATTCACATAGTGATATGTGGACCGTTTTCAACTCAAGCACAAAGTGGATTTTCGTACTTCACAACTTTCACAGACGATTTCTTAAGGTATCGAAATGTGTATCTTATGAAACACAAATCAGAAACTTTGAGAAATTTATGGAGTTTAAGTTAGGAGACGAGAAACAACTTGGAGAAGTATTTAATATCTACGATTAGATCGAGAAAGAAATACTTAAGCCATGAGT
The genomic region above belongs to Salvia miltiorrhiza cultivar Shanhuang (shh) chromosome 5, IMPLAD_Smil_shh, whole genome shotgun sequence and contains:
- the LOC131025605 gene encoding uncharacterized protein LOC131025605; translated protein: MASNSALAAVLFLTSFMFGCGLAATVVVGGSAGWRFGYNYTDWALKHGPFYINDTLVFKYVATTTSNGSESHSVYLLPNLYSYVQCDCSRAQLLSNPSGSGGC